From a region of the Thermodesulfovibrionales bacterium genome:
- a CDS encoding fumarate hydratase, translating into MLKLRDGIVELYKKVATSIPPDVEEALRKAFETEEPGPAKESLSRILENIKVARQSARPVCQDTGVPVFSIAAPKGLSHRELIDTVREATVIATSKVPLVPNAIDVVTGENTGDNTGIGFPVIYLEETPDDTLRIDLILKDSGCEQAGRTYRLPEQSLNAGMNLEGVRRCVIDAVEKRRWSGCLPYIIGIGIGATDDQVVVLAKRQFFRKVHDYSEYPAIADLEKTLLGEINALANGPAGSGKRTAALGVKIGINHRHTSSFSVHVSVSCWASRRARLIW; encoded by the coding sequence ATGCTGAAACTTCGTGATGGCATTGTAGAGCTTTACAAGAAAGTTGCGACTTCGATCCCGCCTGATGTCGAAGAGGCACTAAGGAAGGCCTTCGAGACAGAAGAACCGGGGCCTGCGAAGGAGAGCCTCTCGAGAATTCTTGAGAATATCAAAGTGGCACGCCAATCGGCAAGGCCGGTCTGCCAGGATACCGGCGTGCCGGTATTTTCTATAGCGGCTCCGAAGGGCTTAAGCCACAGGGAACTCATCGATACGGTGCGGGAAGCGACTGTCATCGCAACAAGTAAGGTCCCCTTAGTACCGAACGCTATTGACGTAGTCACAGGTGAGAACACGGGTGATAATACCGGCATCGGTTTTCCCGTGATATACCTTGAAGAGACTCCCGATGATACGCTCAGAATAGACCTTATACTGAAAGATTCCGGCTGCGAGCAGGCAGGCAGGACTTACCGGTTGCCGGAGCAATCCCTGAATGCCGGGATGAATTTGGAAGGTGTGAGGAGATGTGTGATCGATGCCGTAGAAAAGAGACGGTGGTCAGGGTGTCTTCCCTATATCATCGGCATCGGGATAGGTGCCACCGATGATCAGGTTGTTGTGCTTGCGAAGCGTCAGTTTTTCAGAAAGGTTCATGATTACAGCGAATATCCGGCCATAGCCGACCTCGAGAAGACTCTTCTCGGGGAGATTAATGCACTGGCGAACGGCCCTGCGGGGTCCGGTAAGAGGACGGCCGCATTAGGGGTAAAGATAGGTATTAATCATCGGCACACGTCCT